In uncultured Methanobacterium sp., a genomic segment contains:
- a CDS encoding metal-dependent hydrolase: protein MKFYTHIPAGLLLYTILVWILNQPYTIGGVLFVIFISILPDLLDRVLGPHRGWGHSAIMLIPMVSIALWIPELSIAGLSAFLMHILLDSITKKGVPILYPFNKTRLVMPKKEKSRIQTGHKKEIALCLIIIFILIPASYGVLHGFPNISDTLKGNNSTNKTNSSLLNKDYRSPLSYNSTSTVPYSYSKSGNSSSQPSTSASNSAKNSSINWSSLNDYLTDWWNNLNAENQDNQTDQNNQNNQNNGNNSLDNNNNNNNNNNTNSAIDVLFGDLRYDNLTEGEQMEENMSMDDGDDFFTDMFGDSSNVNPDDDSQYSNQYQDGYYDDSEWDGSGNYFFIMGALLTAGGFILKT from the coding sequence ATGAAATTTTATACACATATTCCAGCAGGATTACTCCTCTACACGATTTTGGTTTGGATACTTAACCAACCCTATACCATCGGAGGAGTATTGTTTGTGATATTCATTTCTATTCTCCCTGATTTACTGGATCGTGTCCTGGGGCCACATAGGGGATGGGGCCACTCTGCCATCATGCTCATTCCAATGGTAAGTATTGCTCTCTGGATTCCCGAACTTTCCATTGCTGGACTTTCAGCCTTCCTGATGCACATATTACTGGATTCAATAACCAAAAAAGGAGTACCTATCCTGTATCCTTTCAATAAAACCCGCCTGGTGATGCCAAAAAAAGAAAAATCCAGAATCCAAACAGGTCATAAAAAAGAAATTGCACTGTGTCTTATTATAATATTCATTCTGATCCCCGCAAGTTATGGGGTTTTACACGGTTTTCCTAATATTTCAGATACATTAAAGGGTAACAACTCCACCAATAAAACAAATTCCAGCCTTTTAAATAAAGATTACCGTTCCCCCTTATCCTACAATAGCACCAGTACTGTTCCTTATTCTTACTCTAAATCTGGAAATTCATCTTCCCAACCTTCAACTTCAGCATCTAATTCTGCTAAAAATTCCAGTATAAATTGGTCCAGTTTGAATGATTATCTCACTGACTGGTGGAATAATCTTAACGCGGAAAATCAGGACAACCAGACTGATCAAAACAACCAGAACAATCAAAATAATGGGAACAACAGCCTGGACAATAATAATAATAATAATAATAATAATAATACAAATTCAGCGATTGATGTTCTATTCGGTGATCTGCGCTATGATAATCTTACGGAAGGTGAACAGATGGAAGAAAACATGAGCATGGATGATGGGGATGACTTCTTCACTGACATGTTTGGGGATTCATCCAATGTAAACCCCGACGATGACTCCCAGTACAGCAACCAGTACCAGGATGGTTACTATGATGATTCAGAATGGGATGGTAGTGGGAATTACTTCTTTATAATGGGAGCATTGCTTACTGCAGGTGGTTTTATTTTGAAAACATGA
- a CDS encoding SIR2 family protein, with the protein MGEDYLAIKNREVLKKTYDENKKNVAVFVGAGGSNILGINMWDEVLENMRKKFQPDINEIDFKEKIKCLGYAKTASEIYHSTSHSEYISFMREEFRHKRAYHYSIHIKILSIFNVIVTTNYDNTFEEALNDLEYYLKRCRCNNPLKWEINKLEKFNHDMHEKSRPPHLVYLHCNLENDEFIFIEEEYKKHYPTYFEEDGPSKLESFLEYLLGTFSIIFIGFSFNDDIFTKFYKDTINNLIIKKEENIASEKNYEEIPPSFVFYKLKYPLEEDPDMKRLKDDLKLKVITIDNYLEIEKELHKLRDIPEVKKDWGDAAFAK; encoded by the coding sequence ATGGGGGAAGATTATCTTGCTATTAAAAACCGTGAAGTTTTAAAAAAAACATATGATGAAAATAAAAAGAATGTCGCTGTTTTTGTAGGTGCTGGCGGGTCAAACATATTAGGTATTAATATGTGGGATGAAGTTTTAGAAAATATGCGAAAAAAATTCCAACCTGATATTAATGAAATAGATTTTAAGGAAAAAATTAAGTGTTTGGGGTATGCAAAGACGGCTTCAGAAATTTATCATAGCACAAGCCACAGTGAATATATTTCATTTATGAGAGAGGAGTTTCGTCACAAAAGAGCTTATCATTATTCTATTCACATAAAAATTTTAAGTATTTTTAATGTTATTGTAACTACAAACTATGACAATACTTTCGAAGAAGCATTGAACGATTTGGAATATTATTTGAAAAGATGTCGATGTAATAATCCCTTAAAATGGGAAATAAATAAATTAGAAAAGTTTAATCATGATATGCATGAAAAGTCACGGCCCCCGCATTTAGTGTATTTACATTGTAACTTAGAAAATGATGAATTTATTTTTATAGAAGAGGAATACAAAAAACATTATCCTACTTATTTTGAAGAGGATGGACCTTCTAAATTAGAAAGTTTCTTAGAATATTTACTTGGGACATTTAGCATAATATTTATCGGTTTTAGTTTTAATGATGACATATTCACTAAGTTTTATAAGGATACAATTAATAATTTAATAATTAAAAAAGAGGAAAATATTGCATCTGAAAAAAATTATGAGGAAATTCCCCCAAGCTTTGTTTTCTATAAATTAAAATATCCTTTGGAAGAAGATCCTGATATGAAAAGATTAAAAGATGATTTAAAACTCAAGGTTATCACCATAGATAACTATTTAGAAATTGAAAAGGAATTACATAAACTTAGAGACATCCCTGAAGTTAAAAAAGATTGGGGAGATGCTGCATTTGCAAAGTAA
- a CDS encoding SIR2 family protein, which translates to MDPTIRLAASALPGEKKYILFAGAGVSKDAGVPTSWELMLKTAGLLYAAEGNTDIDNFNLEEWFIKSKYSKMKYSELIGQIYPTYPEQQNFLKKYLENHEIGDSHRSIAELARLGIIRCIITTNFDHFIENALSEKGLETQVISTEQDLKDSEPLIHCKTIRIYKPNGTLGKGAIRNTPKDLEDLSPLMKDELVKIMSEHGLISLGYSGSDPNIQKVFEKATFTHYPLFWVDPNLPDPEMERILKLKNYSYIQCTGAHQFITDYLMILNTIKNLDPNILSGPTIIDLKNAFSSNNSPKSPLYLDFLENKLIELKKGLPDFDSFANYDDAIVEQINNGKFISYNFLESVLLACKYGDKESIQTIYKFFGKFMNLYENQNSDGYSFLIYEFFVSFFAGLIKYNQWDLIDELLSSDLFVEQHYDKYVPFIEISRYSRVLDEIRNSRLKSNRVSITADIIHERFTETELTNLITHKEFMEADYFLFMRSVCQELEYSWNPQSCLYLNKTPSYIEMAISNEFLEKLSKAAGFHHSNDFIMQLARKHGEFRDYFRDAPFKRNPLTSFNFEKLGSRN; encoded by the coding sequence TTGGATCCAACTATTAGATTGGCGGCAAGTGCATTACCGGGAGAAAAAAAATACATCTTATTTGCAGGTGCAGGAGTATCAAAAGATGCTGGAGTTCCTACATCTTGGGAATTAATGCTTAAAACTGCAGGATTGCTTTATGCTGCAGAAGGTAATACTGATATCGATAATTTTAACTTAGAAGAGTGGTTTATTAAAAGTAAATACTCTAAAATGAAATATTCAGAATTAATAGGCCAAATTTATCCAACTTATCCGGAACAACAAAATTTTCTTAAGAAATATTTGGAAAACCATGAGATCGGAGATTCACATAGATCTATTGCTGAATTAGCACGACTTGGGATAATTCGATGCATTATAACCACTAACTTTGATCATTTTATTGAGAATGCATTATCAGAAAAAGGGCTTGAAACCCAAGTAATTTCTACAGAACAAGATCTTAAGGATTCAGAACCTTTAATACATTGTAAAACCATTCGTATTTACAAACCTAATGGAACTTTAGGTAAAGGTGCTATAAGAAATACTCCTAAAGATTTAGAAGATTTATCTCCTTTAATGAAAGATGAATTAGTTAAAATTATGAGTGAACATGGTTTAATATCTTTAGGATATTCGGGTAGTGATCCAAATATTCAAAAAGTCTTTGAAAAAGCAACATTTACTCATTATCCCCTTTTTTGGGTTGATCCTAACCTTCCAGATCCCGAAATGGAACGCATTTTAAAATTAAAGAATTACTCATATATACAATGCACAGGCGCACATCAGTTTATTACAGATTATCTAATGATTTTAAACACTATAAAAAATTTAGATCCTAATATTTTATCCGGACCTACAATAATTGACCTAAAAAATGCTTTTTCATCAAATAACTCTCCAAAATCACCATTGTACCTTGATTTTCTTGAAAATAAACTCATTGAATTAAAAAAAGGATTGCCTGACTTCGATTCTTTTGCGAATTACGACGATGCAATTGTTGAACAAATAAATAACGGCAAGTTTATTTCTTATAATTTTTTAGAATCAGTTTTATTAGCATGTAAATATGGTGACAAAGAGTCTATCCAAACAATATACAAATTTTTCGGGAAATTTATGAACTTATATGAAAACCAAAATTCAGATGGATATAGTTTTTTAATCTATGAATTTTTTGTATCATTCTTTGCGGGATTAATTAAGTATAATCAATGGGATTTAATAGATGAATTACTGAGTTCAGACCTTTTTGTTGAACAACACTACGATAAATATGTACCATTTATTGAAATAAGTAGATATTCACGTGTATTGGATGAAATTAGGAATAGCAGACTTAAAAGTAATAGAGTTAGTATAACTGCGGACATAATACATGAAAGATTTACTGAAACTGAATTAACCAATTTGATTACTCATAAAGAGTTTATGGAAGCAGATTACTTCTTGTTTATGAGAAGTGTTTGTCAAGAACTTGAATATTCTTGGAACCCTCAGAGCTGCCTTTACTTAAATAAAACACCAAGTTATATAGAAATGGCAATAAGTAATGAATTTTTAGAAAAATTAAGCAAAGCAGCAGGTTTTCATCATTCTAATGATTTTATAATGCAGCTTGCTAGAAAGCATGGTGAATTTAGGGATTATTTTAGGGATGCTCCTTTTAAACGAAATCCTTTAACTTCCTTTAATTTTGAAAAGTTAGGTTCTAGGAACTAA
- a CDS encoding toll/interleukin-1 receptor domain-containing protein has product MFDVFICHASEDKEEIARPLAEALSKKVEVWYDEFSLTLGDSLRESIDKGLSNSRFGVVILSKNFFEKNWSQKELNGLFAREVEGNKVILPVWHKITKEEVTKYSPLLADKIAVSTDKGLDEVISQILNAMGLNNNKKTSDSKSYDINKIIESIKKDIRNDDYISFNETLKKQMKILETEYYKIYDITEEDPIISFKEFEKYNDTITAIGLVIIEYYEICAKSNVDYFKKYLDIFQKIYNFPELLREKMARNNDNLFNLKRGYIPRAAIHNLYYYLGAFALKTEKFGVLNHLFRIQISEKDFQTKGQMRIWSLLRRKPITTFNRKPADIFAFLVDSYDYKDFLNEFFNSRNDFLKYLSQFNFILCLYGIKYGLENPDASFTDVYPNFTIMEGYINELTSKMKSDSDYVNKLSYEAFNETPENFKNIYFFRCLKLREELNEIQNLLANLDHDLGLDCNLFIN; this is encoded by the coding sequence ATGTTTGATGTATTTATTTGCCATGCAAGTGAAGATAAAGAAGAAATTGCTAGACCATTAGCAGAAGCGTTGAGTAAAAAGGTTGAAGTATGGTATGACGAGTTTTCTTTAACATTAGGAGATAGTCTGCGTGAATCAATTGATAAAGGTTTATCTAATTCGAGATTTGGAGTAGTTATTTTATCAAAGAATTTTTTTGAAAAAAATTGGTCTCAAAAAGAGTTAAATGGTCTTTTCGCACGTGAAGTGGAAGGGAATAAAGTTATATTACCAGTATGGCATAAAATCACGAAGGAAGAAGTTACGAAATATTCACCTCTTCTGGCTGATAAAATAGCTGTAAGTACTGATAAAGGATTAGATGAAGTAATCAGCCAAATATTAAACGCTATGGGTTTAAATAATAATAAAAAAACTAGTGATTCTAAATCTTATGATATAAATAAAATCATAGAATCAATTAAGAAAGATATTCGCAATGATGATTATATATCTTTCAATGAAACTCTCAAAAAACAGATGAAAATCCTCGAAACAGAATATTACAAAATTTATGATATAACTGAGGAAGATCCTATAATATCTTTCAAGGAATTTGAAAAATATAATGACACAATTACCGCGATTGGTTTAGTTATTATAGAATATTATGAAATATGTGCTAAGAGTAATGTTGATTATTTTAAAAAATATTTAGATATTTTCCAAAAAATATACAATTTTCCGGAGTTATTACGAGAAAAAATGGCAAGAAATAATGATAATTTATTTAATCTAAAAAGGGGTTACATACCTCGTGCTGCAATCCATAATTTATATTATTATTTAGGTGCATTTGCGTTAAAAACTGAAAAATTTGGAGTTTTAAATCATCTTTTTAGAATACAAATTTCTGAAAAAGATTTTCAAACAAAAGGACAAATGAGAATATGGTCTCTTTTACGTAGAAAACCTATCACCACTTTCAATAGAAAACCAGCTGATATTTTTGCTTTTTTAGTTGATTCGTATGATTATAAAGATTTTCTTAATGAATTTTTTAATTCTCGAAATGATTTTTTGAAATATCTCAGTCAATTTAATTTTATTTTGTGTTTGTATGGAATTAAATATGGATTAGAAAATCCTGATGCTAGTTTTACTGATGTATATCCTAATTTTACTATTATGGAAGGATATATAAATGAACTAACAAGTAAAATGAAATCAGATTCTGACTATGTAAATAAGTTATCTTATGAAGCATTTAATGAAACACCCGAAAACTTTAAGAATATTTACTTTTTTAGGTGTTTAAAATTGAGAGAGGAACTTAATGAAATTCAGAATCTTCTTGCAAATTTAGATCATGATCTGGGTTTAGACTGCAATTTATTCATAAATTAA
- a CDS encoding PQQ-binding-like beta-propeller repeat protein, with the protein MLNKRHAILALCIVIATMGVTAAWEQSWTSNTGQPSYMVGDGQNIIVTTASSVKEINPSGNQIWSADVTVNNGGKALKSGKYLFTGEGNNAKALNKTDGTIQWAVNDPLGPVQNPKYIFVKGSYIIVSNDAKAVVLERETGQNATGIADTPTNCDPNVFGGYYLTGTSTGVQAYEAFMLPDLRIRSIDKQSNLTVATIENIGLSDTSNVLVKFVAKKSDGTYRTIHVNAGTVPAGNAKNVTINGEFTKGYVIVDPYFKISELSETNNQKYFY; encoded by the coding sequence TTGCTCAACAAAAGACACGCTATCTTAGCACTCTGCATTGTTATAGCCACCATGGGAGTAACCGCAGCCTGGGAACAGAGCTGGACTTCCAACACAGGACAACCCAGCTACATGGTTGGAGATGGACAAAACATAATTGTCACCACCGCTTCCAGTGTAAAAGAGATCAACCCCAGTGGTAACCAGATATGGAGTGCTGATGTAACAGTCAACAACGGTGGAAAAGCACTCAAATCAGGTAAATATCTCTTCACAGGTGAAGGAAACAACGCCAAAGCATTGAACAAAACAGATGGAACCATCCAATGGGCTGTCAATGACCCCCTTGGACCTGTCCAGAATCCCAAGTACATCTTTGTCAAAGGTTCTTATATCATAGTTTCCAATGATGCCAAAGCTGTGGTTTTGGAACGTGAAACTGGGCAGAACGCGACTGGAATTGCAGATACCCCCACAAACTGCGATCCCAATGTATTTGGAGGTTACTACTTAACAGGAACCAGTACAGGAGTCCAGGCCTATGAAGCATTCATGCTCCCTGATTTACGGATAAGATCCATTGACAAACAATCCAATCTTACAGTAGCCACCATAGAAAACATTGGACTATCAGACACCAGTAACGTGCTGGTGAAATTCGTTGCAAAGAAAAGTGATGGAACATACAGAACCATACATGTCAATGCAGGTACCGTACCGGCAGGAAACGCTAAAAACGTTACAATCAATGGTGAATTCACGAAAGGATACGTAATCGTAGACCCTTACTTTAAGATCAGCGAACTGTCAGAGACCAACAACCAGAAATATTTCTACTAA
- a CDS encoding endonuclease NucS domain-containing protein yields MEEWIEKTPEILGEELLIINKELILPSGIRLDLLAIDKKANLVIIELKRDDSGRNLEWQSIKYVSYCSNFLVENIFKYYAEYLESDEDDAQYRIEEFIDEEMDKLNENQRIILVSKEFHSDVVSAVLWLRDYKIDIECVRLIPYLDQDELFITTDMIIPLPEAKDYIEKKEIKQKESKSHESSYSLEKTDYGPEEFDKLEKRVIKTLKRKSDQTPRFITFLEIISSENKVFKRDEVKSRLYKEGIGSNIGQTGRYLSNISQFLTKKSNPHIRQIINFNVGSSAGETKDDYFVIEDYRDLLKNALQKVKNNDENQDL; encoded by the coding sequence ATTGAAGAATGGATTGAAAAAACACCTGAAATATTAGGTGAAGAGCTTTTAATTATTAATAAGGAACTTATTCTTCCATCTGGAATTAGATTAGATTTATTAGCAATTGATAAAAAAGCGAATCTTGTAATAATTGAATTGAAGAGGGATGATTCCGGTAGAAATCTTGAATGGCAGTCGATAAAGTATGTTTCTTATTGTTCTAATTTTTTAGTGGAAAATATTTTCAAATATTATGCTGAATACTTAGAATCGGATGAAGATGATGCACAATATAGAATTGAAGAATTTATTGATGAAGAAATGGATAAACTCAATGAAAATCAACGAATTATCTTAGTTTCTAAAGAATTTCATTCTGATGTTGTTTCCGCGGTATTATGGCTTAGAGACTATAAAATTGACATAGAATGTGTAAGGCTAATACCATATCTTGATCAAGACGAACTATTCATAACTACGGATATGATTATTCCACTTCCTGAAGCAAAAGATTACATCGAGAAAAAGGAAATTAAACAAAAGGAATCTAAATCCCATGAAAGTTCTTATTCTCTAGAAAAAACTGATTATGGCCCTGAAGAATTTGATAAACTAGAAAAACGTGTTATTAAGACGTTAAAAAGAAAATCTGATCAAACGCCTCGTTTTATTACCTTTTTGGAAATCATTTCATCAGAAAATAAGGTTTTCAAAAGGGATGAAGTTAAATCTAGATTATATAAAGAAGGAATTGGATCCAATATAGGTCAAACTGGAAGATATTTAAGTAATATTTCTCAGTTTTTAACAAAAAAGTCGAATCCACACATAAGACAAATCATTAATTTTAATGTGGGTAGTTCTGCTGGAGAAACAAAAGACGATTATTTTGTAATAGAAGATTATAGGGATTTATTGAAGAACGCTTTGCAAAAAGTAAAAAATAACGATGAAAATCAAGATCTCTAG
- a CDS encoding TIGR02391 family protein yields MIEEDKLPAFEKDAFCCPHCNTFAQQEWFPLINIEGITKDLSLSSCSYCKEYSIWKNKELIYPEELFKLLKSEINDDITREKLNKVVNRHMENADSETARNYIKSWGEQIDDFNVEEELKKFDDGEYLPGFWPWIHQDIIKVSKQLFEDKHYAHSVESAFKEVNSRVKKIYRNETGTEEDGSSLMMKAFTYDKDKTGQITKAPIIQLTDLMSISDIDTQNGYRFIFAGSIMAFRNPKAHENQNITKKSAAHSIFVASKLMYRLDDSNY; encoded by the coding sequence ATGATTGAAGAAGACAAATTACCAGCTTTTGAAAAGGATGCATTCTGTTGCCCCCATTGTAATACATTCGCACAACAGGAATGGTTTCCGTTGATCAACATTGAAGGCATCACAAAAGATTTATCTTTAAGTTCTTGTTCTTATTGTAAAGAGTATTCTATTTGGAAAAATAAAGAATTAATTTATCCTGAAGAACTGTTTAAATTATTAAAATCGGAAATAAACGATGATATAACTCGAGAGAAATTAAATAAAGTGGTAAACAGACACATGGAAAATGCTGATAGTGAAACCGCAAGGAACTATATAAAATCTTGGGGTGAACAAATTGATGATTTTAACGTAGAAGAGGAGCTTAAAAAATTTGATGATGGTGAATATCTTCCAGGATTTTGGCCGTGGATTCATCAAGATATTATTAAAGTATCTAAACAATTATTTGAAGATAAACATTATGCGCATTCAGTAGAATCCGCTTTTAAAGAAGTTAATAGTCGTGTGAAAAAAATTTATAGAAATGAGACAGGTACAGAAGAAGATGGATCTAGTTTAATGATGAAAGCTTTTACGTATGATAAAGATAAGACTGGACAAATAACTAAGGCGCCTATCATTCAACTGACTGATTTGATGTCTATTTCGGATATAGATACCCAAAATGGGTACCGATTTATTTTCGCTGGTTCAATTATGGCATTTAGAAATCCAAAAGCACATGAAAATCAAAATATCACAAAAAAATCAGCTGCACATTCAATCTTTGTAGCAAGTAAATTAATGTACAGGTTAGATGATTCTAATTATTAA
- the nikR gene encoding nickel-responsive transcriptional regulator NikR, giving the protein MKRISMSLPKKLLNDFDEVLKDRGYNSRSKGIRDALQDYIVRYEWMNVMEGERIGILAVIYDHHYTGIMEDFTNLQHEFREYINGIMHIHLTEEYCLEVIVVKGDVKYIRELSEKIMRLKGVEHVKLTTTTTSEK; this is encoded by the coding sequence ATGAAGAGAATCAGCATGTCATTACCTAAAAAATTATTGAACGACTTCGATGAAGTATTAAAAGACAGAGGATACAACTCCAGATCCAAAGGAATCAGGGATGCACTACAAGATTACATTGTCCGCTATGAATGGATGAATGTAATGGAAGGGGAACGAATAGGAATTTTAGCAGTTATCTACGATCACCATTATACTGGAATTATGGAAGATTTCACCAACCTGCAACATGAATTCAGAGAGTACATTAATGGAATTATGCATATACATTTGACTGAAGAGTACTGCCTGGAAGTGATAGTTGTAAAAGGAGATGTAAAATACATCCGCGAACTATCCGAAAAGATTATGAGGCTCAAAGGCGTAGAGCATGTTAAACTTACTACGACTACTACTTCAGAGAAATAA
- a CDS encoding transglutaminase domain-containing protein has translation MMIKKAVFIVICCFLVITFINPLSATEDLPEEQPDPETADFHLAPGEIMIDDYTIPPTITVSSQSMIIDTTDSNSKLYTNKVDFQDLKGLHGSEGLETLASYIQQNFNHKIGASTTYTGVIATGYGDCWGLSDFALHILVKNGYKVRLIQGTTSQANNHRWLEVQLEDGSWTTFDPSMVTKKYNCKPYNYQCGHPTQVLEVYG, from the coding sequence ATGATGATTAAAAAAGCTGTATTTATCGTTATTTGCTGTTTTTTGGTTATCACTTTCATCAACCCCCTATCAGCCACAGAGGACTTACCTGAAGAACAACCTGATCCTGAAACAGCAGATTTTCACCTAGCACCAGGTGAGATCATGATCGATGATTACACAATACCCCCGACAATTACTGTTTCTTCCCAATCAATGATCATTGACACAACGGACTCTAATAGCAAGTTATATACTAACAAAGTTGACTTCCAGGATCTCAAAGGTCTCCATGGCAGTGAAGGATTGGAAACTCTTGCATCTTACATACAACAGAACTTCAACCACAAGATAGGGGCATCCACCACATACACTGGTGTTATTGCCACTGGCTACGGGGACTGCTGGGGTCTCTCAGATTTTGCACTCCATATTCTGGTTAAAAATGGTTACAAAGTTCGACTTATCCAGGGCACCACCAGCCAGGCCAACAATCACCGCTGGCTTGAAGTGCAACTGGAGGATGGATCATGGACCACCTTCGATCCCAGTATGGTCACCAAGAAATACAACTGCAAACCCTACAACTACCAGTGCGGTCACCCAACTCAGGTGCTGGAGGTTTACGGATGA
- a CDS encoding nuclease-related domain-containing protein: protein MSYLICESCNGYYELKEGESPDDFENCQCGGYLKYVDEIIVDETPKPEKKVIKKGKTFTANKSQQHIIIMFSGSIIALGGAIGIYWGYGYSFFMVIVGLVIVIYGYGEGGSWIKGDIGERITSHHLKKLPKEFVVFNDVNLPERYGNIDHVVVGPTGIFVIETKNYTGNYIIDGDDWYYNTDQGIEKAPSNPAGQVKSNSMALKHYLSIKGINTYKLWINSVVALTSPGLTIKNAPKNYKILRPSKLPMYIENSHGTLKEEVIVKAIYILEECATEII, encoded by the coding sequence ATGAGTTATTTGATCTGTGAAAGTTGTAATGGTTATTACGAACTTAAAGAAGGGGAGTCCCCTGATGATTTCGAAAATTGTCAATGTGGAGGTTACCTAAAATATGTAGATGAAATAATCGTTGATGAAACACCCAAACCAGAAAAAAAGGTTATAAAAAAAGGAAAAACATTTACAGCTAATAAAAGTCAACAACACATCATAATAATGTTTTCTGGGTCAATTATTGCATTGGGGGGTGCTATTGGAATTTACTGGGGTTATGGTTATTCATTTTTCATGGTTATTGTGGGTCTGGTTATTGTTATATATGGTTATGGTGAGGGTGGAAGCTGGATTAAAGGAGATATTGGTGAGAGAATTACATCCCATCACCTGAAAAAACTTCCAAAAGAATTTGTGGTTTTTAATGATGTTAATTTACCAGAAAGATATGGTAATATTGATCACGTGGTAGTAGGACCTACTGGTATCTTTGTTATTGAAACCAAAAATTATACAGGCAATTATATAATTGATGGGGATGATTGGTACTATAATACTGATCAGGGAATAGAAAAAGCACCCTCTAACCCTGCGGGCCAGGTGAAAAGTAATTCCATGGCTTTAAAACATTACTTGTCAATAAAGGGCATTAATACCTATAAATTATGGATTAACTCTGTTGTGGCCTTGACCAGCCCAGGTTTAACCATTAAAAACGCACCAAAAAATTATAAGATATTAAGACCTTCAAAGTTGCCTATGTATATAGAAAACAGCCATGGCACACTTAAGGAAGAGGTTATTGTTAAGGCCATCTATATTTTGGAGGAATGTGCTACAGAAATTATATAA